From Fibrobacter sp. UWEL, the proteins below share one genomic window:
- the queC gene encoding 7-cyano-7-deazaguanine synthase QueC has protein sequence MQKAIVLSSGGVDSTVCVAMAVAKYGAENVATTSIFYGQKHNKELECARKVAAHYKLAHYEFDLSSVMQFSNCSLLSQSTQTIEHKSYAEQIATAKGKVSTYVPFRNGLMLSVCASLAQSIFEKDDVEIYLGAHGDDAAGNAYADCSEVFVSTMSKAISIGTYDQVVVTAPFAGLSKADVVKKGLELKAPFELTWSCYEGGDKPCGECGTCIDRAKAFAANNAEDPAL, from the coding sequence ATGCAAAAAGCAATCGTCCTTTCTTCGGGCGGTGTGGATTCCACCGTCTGCGTGGCTATGGCTGTAGCTAAATACGGCGCCGAAAATGTAGCCACTACCTCCATCTTTTACGGTCAAAAGCACAACAAGGAACTGGAATGCGCCCGCAAAGTAGCGGCCCACTACAAGTTGGCTCATTACGAATTTGACCTTTCCAGCGTGATGCAGTTTTCCAACTGTTCCTTGCTCTCTCAATCCACCCAGACTATTGAACACAAGAGCTACGCCGAACAAATCGCCACCGCCAAGGGGAAGGTCAGCACCTACGTTCCCTTCCGCAATGGTCTGATGCTTAGCGTTTGCGCCAGTCTCGCCCAGAGCATTTTTGAAAAAGATGACGTGGAAATCTACTTGGGGGCCCACGGTGATGACGCAGCCGGTAACGCTTACGCCGACTGTAGCGAAGTTTTCGTGAGCACCATGAGCAAGGCCATTTCCATCGGAACCTACGACCAGGTTGTGGTAACAGCACCCTTTGCAGGTCTTTCCAAGGCAGACGTTGTGAAGAAAGGGCTGGAACTGAAAGCACCCTTTGAACTGACCTGGAGCTGCTACGAAGGCGGCGACAAACCCTGCGGTGAATGCGGCACCTGCATCGATCGAGCCAAAGCTTTTGCCGCCAATAACGCGGAGGATCCCGCCCTATGA
- a CDS encoding queuosine precursor transporter gives MKKTVDNLILLNVIFTAGLIISNVVTAKLMYTGITLFGNAVTLPGAGVCYAVTFLATDIIGELWGKKEANKAVIIGLIGQIFASLLILLTEYLPAADANMQETYVRLLGQNWVFVLASLAGYLIAQKWDIWIFHTIRARYILKYGHNKHRWIWNNASTMTSQILDTIVFIGIAFGIGFGWLFQPEMRPVLASMMIGQYLFKMILAALDTPIFYLLTRNSKKGEELVLEEFKV, from the coding sequence ATGAAAAAGACTGTAGATAACTTGATTCTTCTGAATGTCATCTTTACGGCAGGCCTCATTATTTCCAATGTGGTCACCGCGAAGTTGATGTACACCGGCATTACTCTGTTCGGCAATGCCGTAACCTTGCCTGGTGCAGGGGTCTGCTATGCAGTCACCTTCCTGGCAACAGACATCATTGGTGAACTGTGGGGAAAGAAAGAAGCCAACAAGGCGGTAATCATTGGCCTTATCGGCCAGATTTTCGCCTCCCTCCTGATTTTACTGACGGAATACCTGCCCGCTGCAGACGCCAACATGCAGGAAACCTACGTTCGCCTGCTAGGTCAGAACTGGGTATTCGTATTGGCAAGTTTGGCTGGCTACCTGATTGCGCAAAAATGGGACATCTGGATTTTCCACACCATTCGCGCACGCTACATCTTGAAGTACGGCCACAATAAGCACCGCTGGATTTGGAACAACGCCTCCACCATGACAAGCCAGATTCTGGACACCATCGTCTTTATCGGCATTGCATTTGGCATTGGTTTCGGCTGGCTGTTCCAGCCGGAAATGCGCCCCGTACTTGCCTCCATGATGATCGGCCAGTACCTATTCAAGATGATTCTTGCAGCACTCGACACCCCTATCTTCTACTTGCTTACCCGCAATTCAAAGAAGGGTGAGGAACTGGTTCTGGAAGAATTTAAAGTTTAG
- a CDS encoding arginase family protein, translating to MPFVQSFQDFTSVYREQPFMQDFMQNPAATWIDCTQISGTDCYCDDDAQAEITRLMNQLPDDKPGIHFFDNGNYHYMSKLWTDRLQKPFNLVIFDHHPDMQPPRFEGILSCGGWVKEVLDHNAFVKNVILIGVSDQLIEDLKQDPTAEFEKYQDQVTFITESQVQNSNVAELTKAILPSLQDVYISIDKDALRPADAATNWDQGSLTYTQLEETLLEIFKNHRVLGVDICGERAKDCDFSEAGDADVLNNDLNKKLYNLLSYAFQEQ from the coding sequence ATGCCTTTCGTACAAAGTTTCCAGGATTTTACATCCGTATACAGAGAACAGCCCTTTATGCAGGATTTCATGCAGAATCCGGCTGCAACCTGGATAGATTGTACACAAATTAGCGGTACGGATTGCTATTGCGACGACGATGCCCAGGCAGAAATCACCCGACTGATGAATCAGCTTCCAGACGACAAGCCTGGCATTCATTTTTTTGACAATGGCAATTACCACTATATGAGCAAGCTATGGACGGACCGCCTCCAGAAGCCCTTTAACCTGGTCATCTTTGACCATCATCCCGACATGCAGCCGCCCCGATTCGAGGGAATTCTCAGCTGTGGAGGCTGGGTGAAGGAAGTTCTGGACCATAACGCCTTCGTGAAGAACGTGATTCTGATTGGGGTGTCTGACCAGCTTATTGAGGATTTAAAACAGGACCCCACAGCGGAATTTGAAAAATACCAGGACCAAGTCACCTTCATTACGGAAAGTCAAGTCCAGAATTCCAATGTGGCGGAGCTGACAAAGGCGATCCTCCCCTCCCTTCAGGACGTTTACATCAGCATCGACAAGGACGCCCTGCGCCCGGCGGATGCGGCAACGAATTGGGACCAAGGCAGCCTGACTTATACCCAGCTGGAAGAAACCCTGCTAGAGATTTTTAAGAACCATAGAGTTCTGGGAGTAGACATCTGCGGGGAGCGGGCAAAAGACTGCGACTTTTCTGAAGCGGGAGACGCAGACGTCCTGAACAACGACCTGAATAAAAAGCTATATAACCTCCTGAGTTATGCATTTCAAGAGCAATAA
- a CDS encoding pseudouridine synthase: MHFKSNKTSAGKTHGVARVISKRGFCSRSKAEALVREGCVKLNGRPVHDPDAPARENDEITVNGQKVEANQKVYFMMNKPRGVVTTASDEKGRATVMDVFAEQFAKLFPGKSVPHIAPVGRLDAASEGLLLFTNDTEWANNIMEPRKDRPAEHLKIYRVQTAGKPSLEDLKKMEDGFTVPPRVFGEPEEFMHAVSVEMIQEGEKNCWLEVTLDEGKNRQIRRMLAHLGFEVQRLVRIQIDCFKLENLKPGCIKQITFSC; encoded by the coding sequence ATGCATTTCAAGAGCAATAAGACATCTGCCGGAAAGACCCACGGGGTTGCCCGCGTCATATCCAAACGGGGATTTTGTAGCCGGAGCAAGGCCGAGGCTCTTGTTCGTGAGGGATGCGTAAAGCTGAACGGCAGGCCCGTCCACGATCCCGACGCCCCCGCTCGGGAAAACGACGAAATTACGGTCAACGGCCAGAAGGTTGAGGCCAACCAGAAAGTTTATTTTATGATGAACAAGCCCCGTGGGGTTGTGACAACGGCTAGCGACGAAAAAGGCCGCGCCACCGTCATGGACGTTTTCGCAGAGCAGTTCGCCAAACTTTTTCCCGGAAAGTCCGTGCCCCACATTGCGCCCGTTGGTCGTCTAGACGCCGCCAGCGAAGGCTTGCTGCTCTTTACCAACGATACGGAATGGGCCAACAACATTATGGAACCCCGGAAGGATCGACCTGCAGAACATCTCAAAATTTATCGAGTACAGACTGCAGGAAAACCCTCTCTAGAAGACCTAAAGAAAATGGAGGACGGATTTACCGTCCCCCCGAGAGTCTTTGGCGAACCTGAAGAATTCATGCACGCCGTTTCCGTGGAGATGATCCAGGAAGGTGAAAAGAACTGCTGGCTAGAAGTGACTTTGGACGAAGGCAAGAACCGTCAAATCCGCAGAATGCTGGCTCATTTAGGTTTTGAAGTCCAGCGTCTAGTCCGCATCCAAATAGACTGTTTCAAGCTGGAAAACTTGAAGCCCGGATGCATAAAGCAAATTACTTTTTCCTGTTAA
- the queF gene encoding preQ(1) synthase, translated as MAQENCGRTDAELDGVTLLGNQNTKYKYDYDPDVLERFPNKHPGNDYMVMLNCPEFTSLCPKTGQPDFAEIRINYVPDQYIVESKSLKLYLFSFRNHGDFHEDCANIIMKDLIKLLDPKYIEVEGIFTPRGGISIYPFANYGKPGTVYEQKATDRLFASIDRRNSWK; from the coding sequence ATGGCTCAAGAAAATTGTGGCCGCACCGACGCCGAACTTGATGGCGTCACCTTGCTTGGAAATCAGAATACCAAGTACAAGTACGATTACGATCCCGATGTATTGGAACGTTTCCCCAACAAGCATCCCGGCAATGACTACATGGTCATGCTGAACTGCCCGGAATTTACTTCCCTGTGCCCTAAGACCGGTCAGCCGGACTTCGCAGAAATCCGCATCAACTATGTTCCGGACCAGTACATTGTGGAATCCAAGTCCCTGAAGCTGTACCTGTTCAGTTTCCGCAATCACGGCGACTTTCATGAAGACTGCGCCAACATCATCATGAAGGATCTGATCAAGTTGCTGGACCCGAAGTACATTGAAGTGGAAGGCATCTTCACCCCTCGTGGCGGCATCTCCATCTACCCCTTCGCCAACTACGGCAAGCCGGGCACCGTGTACGAACAGAAGGCAACCGATCGCCTTTTCGCAAGCATCGATCGCAGAAATTCCTGGAAATAA
- a CDS encoding fibrobacter succinogenes major paralogous domain-containing protein → MKDGSVILSGVRSTKSKNLAVTMLACFISVMFVACSGDGSTNASDIHSGISSDSKVGSSFNYGEMTDDRDGQVYKTVTIGNQTWMAENLNYAYTGVKYLYEDGRYTSDSTSWCYENEPDSCAKYGRLYTWSAAMDSAAVFSETGRGCGYEVSCNAASIDSKIQVRGVCPQGWHLPFDAEWEELFTAVGGMDSAGVKLKSTSGWLDDGDGLDSYGFGVLPAGLRYLDGLFNYAGDYAYFWSSTEFNSYYACRWSFLYDYENVRRYDNGKSYGYSVRCLKD, encoded by the coding sequence ATGAAGGATGGAAGTGTCATTCTGAGCGGAGTGCGTAGCACGAAGTCGAAGAATCTAGCCGTTACAATGTTGGCTTGCTTTATTAGCGTCATGTTTGTTGCTTGTAGCGGTGATGGCAGTACGAATGCGTCGGACATTCATTCCGGGATTTCATCTGATAGTAAGGTTGGTTCCTCTTTTAATTATGGTGAAATGACCGACGATCGTGATGGTCAGGTGTACAAGACGGTGACCATCGGCAACCAGACCTGGATGGCCGAAAACCTGAACTACGCCTACACAGGTGTTAAGTACTTGTATGAAGATGGACGCTATACCTCGGATTCCACAAGCTGGTGCTACGAAAATGAACCCGATTCCTGTGCCAAGTACGGTCGCCTCTACACATGGAGTGCCGCTATGGATTCCGCCGCAGTGTTCAGCGAAACAGGAAGGGGCTGTGGTTATGAGGTGTCTTGTAATGCTGCTTCAATAGACTCAAAAATTCAGGTTCGTGGTGTTTGCCCCCAGGGCTGGCATTTGCCCTTTGATGCAGAATGGGAGGAATTATTTACAGCTGTAGGTGGAATGGATTCTGCAGGTGTCAAGCTGAAATCTACCAGTGGCTGGTTAGATGATGGCGATGGCTTGGATTCCTACGGTTTCGGGGTATTGCCTGCGGGCCTCCGCTACCTCGATGGCCTTTTCAACTATGCCGGCGACTACGCGTACTTCTGGAGTTCTACGGAGTTCAATAGCTACTACGCGTGCCGCTGGAGCTTCCTCTACGACTACGAGAACGTTCGCCGTTACGACAACGGTAAGAGTTACGGTTACTCTGTTCGTTGCCTAAAGGACTAG
- a CDS encoding DUF4261 domain-containing protein, producing the protein MNVGVADNIVVNETVTIAADAKTVLIPGCSVMFNVVRKDAVPQLVDIFKEHQDISAEAATAIEQHKSLLFLLGEAKSIEDVNMVNMAILKMFAAGAKGVYMQQSGAAWTEEGFRDEVGDGEYPMDPWINFVEHGDLIYTLGLACFALPDLSISTSEEDPQEALLLAADTIFGDGVPAKSGNEVDWGDDEVYVLRQETKIPFPKDAPEYNKGGILRLNRKK; encoded by the coding sequence ATGAACGTTGGTGTCGCCGACAATATTGTGGTCAACGAAACGGTTACTATTGCTGCCGATGCAAAAACAGTTCTCATTCCTGGTTGCAGCGTTATGTTTAACGTTGTCCGTAAGGATGCAGTTCCGCAGCTGGTAGACATCTTCAAGGAACATCAGGATATTTCTGCTGAGGCCGCCACCGCTATTGAGCAGCACAAGTCCCTGCTTTTCTTGCTGGGTGAAGCCAAGTCCATCGAAGATGTGAACATGGTGAATATGGCTATTCTCAAGATGTTTGCCGCTGGCGCCAAGGGTGTATATATGCAACAGTCCGGTGCCGCCTGGACCGAGGAAGGTTTCCGTGATGAAGTGGGGGATGGTGAATATCCTATGGACCCGTGGATTAACTTCGTGGAACACGGCGATTTGATTTATACTTTGGGCTTGGCCTGCTTTGCTCTGCCGGACTTGAGCATTTCTACTTCTGAAGAAGACCCTCAGGAAGCTTTGCTCCTTGCTGCAGACACCATCTTTGGGGATGGCGTTCCCGCTAAGTCTGGAAATGAAGTTGACTGGGGCGATGACGAAGTTTACGTGCTCCGTCAGGAAACCAAGATTCCATTCCCGAAGGACGCTCCTGAATATAACAAGGGCGGTATTCTTCGTCTTAACAGGAAAAAGTAA
- a CDS encoding chloride channel protein, which yields MKEQMMKMAKEQMRSRVGGFFKKWFALPVLTIAALFLGGAVGALMAFFGQVLITVGNLRDAHPLYYIPALAVAGAGIFLAYKKWGKGAERGMGVVFAVGQGKENNIPLRLIPMVAVGTWLTHLFGGSAGREGVAVQIGATLGHNISKKFPFENASHIMLVAGMAAGFGGLFQVPMAATAFALEVLIVGHMDLMALLPAIVAAFTACKVSSMLGLEKFSVDLNGLLGANGGVNVSDLFLNNGALDVNFVIKLALIGVLFGIVGGGFAKLLSLAKSFLAKKFPDGLKRIVIIGAALSVILLLLWQGRYSGLGTNLIDLSFIGADGAATGIHNYDWILKVVLTILTLAAGFQGGEVTPLFSIGATLGAVTASTFGLPFPLAAALGYAAVFGSATNTLWAPILIGCEVFGFGSLPAFFVVCVAAYVCNGGQSIYAQKKLKLKF from the coding sequence ATGAAGGAGCAGATGATGAAGATGGCGAAGGAACAAATGCGTTCCCGTGTGGGAGGCTTTTTCAAGAAGTGGTTCGCCCTTCCGGTGCTGACCATTGCAGCACTCTTCCTGGGGGGTGCCGTAGGTGCCCTGATGGCATTTTTCGGTCAGGTTCTCATTACGGTCGGCAACCTCAGGGACGCCCATCCGCTTTATTATATCCCCGCGTTGGCTGTTGCTGGTGCCGGCATTTTCCTTGCCTATAAGAAATGGGGCAAGGGCGCCGAACGTGGCATGGGCGTGGTGTTCGCAGTAGGTCAGGGCAAGGAAAACAACATTCCCCTCCGTTTGATCCCTATGGTTGCTGTTGGTACCTGGCTCACTCACTTGTTTGGCGGTAGTGCAGGTCGCGAAGGCGTGGCCGTGCAGATCGGCGCCACCTTAGGTCACAACATCAGCAAGAAGTTTCCTTTTGAAAATGCGAGCCACATCATGTTGGTTGCCGGCATGGCTGCAGGTTTCGGCGGGCTGTTCCAAGTGCCCATGGCGGCAACAGCGTTTGCTCTTGAAGTCCTGATTGTAGGCCACATGGATCTGATGGCACTGCTCCCGGCCATTGTGGCAGCCTTTACTGCTTGCAAGGTTTCCAGTATGCTGGGGCTTGAAAAGTTCAGCGTTGATCTGAACGGTCTGTTGGGAGCCAACGGCGGCGTGAACGTCAGCGATTTATTCTTGAATAACGGCGCCCTAGACGTCAATTTCGTGATTAAGCTAGCATTGATTGGCGTTCTCTTTGGAATCGTTGGCGGAGGCTTTGCAAAACTGCTAAGTCTCGCCAAATCTTTCCTGGCAAAGAAATTTCCCGATGGTCTAAAGCGTATCGTGATTATAGGTGCGGCACTCTCCGTCATATTGTTGCTGTTGTGGCAGGGCCGCTATTCCGGACTTGGCACAAACCTCATTGACTTGAGTTTCATTGGCGCAGATGGAGCTGCCACCGGCATTCACAATTATGACTGGATCCTGAAAGTTGTCCTGACAATTCTGACTTTGGCAGCAGGCTTCCAGGGGGGCGAAGTGACGCCCTTATTCAGCATTGGCGCTACTCTTGGAGCTGTCACCGCGTCAACCTTCGGCCTCCCCTTCCCCTTGGCCGCAGCCCTGGGTTACGCAGCCGTATTCGGCAGCGCCACCAACACCCTGTGGGCACCTATTTTGATTGGGTGCGAAGTTTTTGGATTCGGCTCATTGCCCGCATTCTTTGTAGTGTGCGTTGCCGCCTACGTGTGCAACGGCGGGCAATCCATTTACGCCCAAAAGAAACTGAAACTGAAGTTCTAG
- a CDS encoding glycosyltransferase — translation MKVLIAPLDWGLGHATRCVPIIREFLRQGAVVEIAVVKANAAFFREAFPLLRQRLAPSYNIVYPKHGYNMGLWLAKNGNHLNKVIRFEHQFAEEMVERHHYDILVSDNRFGFYSHKAKSIYMTHQRRIAFPKMLAAAESLGILWHNSVMRHFDEVWVPDVPEMPGYAGSMSHVRFCPRPVKYVGLLSRFSDMPHAANPSQDESIQESFSDSYKFVAVVSGVEPARGRFEKRLADIFGSIPGRHAIIQGRPAVGYRTRVEGNVEYYSHLPDEQFARMVKSAEWIVSRGGYSTVMDMAVLGAKCVFIPTPGQYEQEVLARNLDRSKHAAYIAENELDRDSLMAAIENCEVQIPTAQKNDLLKTAVVQSFRKKV, via the coding sequence TTGAAAGTCTTAATTGCACCGCTGGACTGGGGCCTAGGGCACGCAACCCGTTGCGTACCCATTATTCGCGAATTCTTGCGGCAAGGTGCAGTGGTTGAAATTGCGGTGGTCAAGGCTAATGCGGCCTTCTTCAGGGAAGCGTTTCCCCTGCTGCGTCAGCGCCTGGCTCCTTCCTACAATATTGTGTATCCCAAGCATGGCTATAATATGGGGCTGTGGCTTGCGAAGAACGGAAATCACTTGAATAAGGTGATCCGCTTTGAACATCAGTTTGCTGAAGAAATGGTGGAACGCCATCATTACGATATCCTGGTGTCGGACAATCGCTTTGGCTTTTACAGCCACAAGGCGAAGTCCATCTACATGACGCACCAGCGTCGAATTGCATTCCCAAAAATGCTTGCTGCGGCCGAATCCCTGGGTATCCTGTGGCACAATTCCGTCATGAGACATTTTGATGAAGTGTGGGTGCCGGATGTTCCCGAAATGCCTGGGTATGCGGGAAGCATGTCTCATGTGAGATTCTGCCCTCGTCCCGTGAAGTACGTGGGGCTGTTGTCTCGCTTTTCTGACATGCCTCATGCAGCAAACCCGTCGCAAGATGAATCCATCCAGGAATCTTTTTCGGACTCCTACAAGTTCGTGGCGGTGGTCTCCGGAGTGGAACCTGCTCGAGGACGCTTCGAGAAACGTCTTGCAGACATCTTCGGAAGTATTCCCGGTAGGCACGCCATTATCCAGGGGCGCCCCGCAGTTGGTTACCGTACGAGAGTGGAAGGCAATGTGGAATACTATTCCCATCTGCCGGATGAGCAATTTGCTCGTATGGTAAAGTCTGCGGAATGGATTGTTTCCCGCGGAGGTTACAGTACGGTCATGGATATGGCTGTACTGGGCGCCAAGTGCGTGTTTATCCCTACGCCGGGACAGTACGAACAGGAAGTTCTTGCTCGCAATCTGGATCGTTCTAAACATGCTGCTTACATTGCGGAAAATGAACTGGACAGAGATTCCTTAATGGCCGCAATTGAAAATTGTGAAGTTCAGATTCCTACTGCACAAAAAAATGACTTGCTGAAAACAGCCGTCGTCCAATCCTTTAGGAAAAAAGTTTAG
- a CDS encoding radical SAM/SPASM domain-containing protein, giving the protein MNSVYIEITDVCNLHCSFCPCGKRGAEHPRTFMSSELFDRCITEAATVADQVYFHVLGEPTLHPGFSLFLKKLEATPLKLNLTTNGTTIARSGKAILASPAVRQVNFSTHAYAELPLDEAAENLQNVLDFCRMAAATRPDMYINLRLWNVGDESSNPWNKYMLEQVNKAFGRDGTNENHKADESRAPVTLEHFCSRHKSFLVEGRIYLHQDSRFEWPGTDELRVTNYERKYPKGTCRALDTHCAILHDGRVVACCLDHSGQITLGRIQQDSLSKILAGPLAGSIKEGFAQHELRHPFCQSCTFCKRFK; this is encoded by the coding sequence ATGAATTCAGTTTATATTGAAATTACGGATGTGTGCAATTTGCATTGCAGTTTTTGCCCTTGCGGGAAGCGCGGGGCAGAACACCCGCGAACATTCATGAGTTCAGAGCTGTTTGACCGCTGCATTACCGAAGCAGCCACCGTTGCAGACCAGGTGTACTTTCACGTTCTTGGAGAGCCTACCCTTCATCCGGGATTTTCACTGTTCCTGAAAAAGTTGGAAGCCACCCCGCTGAAATTAAACCTTACCACAAACGGTACCACCATTGCCCGCAGCGGCAAGGCAATCCTTGCCTCCCCCGCCGTTCGCCAGGTGAATTTTTCCACCCATGCCTACGCCGAATTACCTTTAGACGAAGCCGCAGAAAACCTCCAAAACGTTCTGGATTTTTGCCGCATGGCTGCAGCCACACGCCCCGACATGTACATCAATTTGCGCTTGTGGAACGTTGGGGATGAAAGTTCCAATCCTTGGAACAAGTACATGCTGGAGCAGGTGAACAAGGCTTTCGGCCGCGACGGCACAAACGAGAACCACAAAGCAGACGAGAGCCGCGCCCCCGTCACCTTAGAACATTTCTGCAGCCGCCACAAAAGTTTTCTTGTGGAAGGTCGCATCTATCTTCATCAAGATTCAAGATTTGAGTGGCCCGGAACTGACGAGTTACGAGTTACGAATTACGAGAGAAAATATCCGAAGGGAACGTGCCGGGCTTTGGATACTCACTGCGCTATCCTTCACGACGGCCGCGTGGTGGCCTGCTGTCTGGATCACAGCGGACAAATTACTTTAGGACGGATTCAACAGGATTCCCTGTCCAAAATACTAGCGGGCCCATTGGCAGGGTCTATTAAAGAAGGTTTCGCCCAGCACGAACTGCGCCATCCCTTCTGTCAAAGTTGCACCTTCTGCAAACGATTTAAGTAA